In Streptomyces violaceusniger Tu 4113, one DNA window encodes the following:
- a CDS encoding DUF2510 domain-containing protein, with protein MNTPPGWYPDPGYAGNGPAMERWWDGSAWTEYTRDASGAADPAFGPPPLPPYLPGRQGGHGRGRGPRIAAVSVAAGVVVAAIVGGIVLLGDGGDGGGGNAQTGPAAPSDSAPPDGGDPAPDLPSPDSPSGGPTDAPSAPPSYDPDTAPDPGNGISLPVLTGWQAGRSSSGGAGVTTSRYPCPGDPSTECVRGGAFSRTAEGYKATSAKGIAKEDIAQNAEESYGTDEDNNRKAYGGITSHKELKESAVEVAGGKGYLVRWKVVTKKGDDGVVQSLAFPSPTVPDTMVVVRFGFDESDKAPPLSDMDKIVKGIEALTGDGRSI; from the coding sequence ATGAACACGCCCCCCGGCTGGTACCCCGATCCCGGCTACGCAGGTAACGGCCCCGCCATGGAACGGTGGTGGGACGGTTCCGCCTGGACCGAGTACACCCGCGATGCCTCGGGCGCCGCGGACCCGGCCTTCGGCCCGCCGCCCCTGCCGCCCTACCTGCCAGGGCGGCAGGGCGGCCACGGCCGGGGCCGCGGCCCGAGGATCGCGGCGGTCTCGGTCGCCGCGGGCGTCGTGGTCGCCGCGATCGTCGGTGGCATCGTGCTGCTGGGCGACGGCGGCGACGGCGGTGGTGGCAACGCCCAGACCGGGCCCGCCGCCCCCAGCGACTCCGCACCGCCGGACGGCGGCGACCCGGCCCCCGACCTCCCCAGCCCGGACAGCCCCTCGGGCGGGCCCACCGACGCCCCCAGCGCACCGCCCAGCTACGACCCGGACACCGCCCCGGACCCCGGCAACGGCATCAGTCTGCCGGTGCTCACCGGCTGGCAGGCGGGGCGCAGCAGCTCCGGCGGCGCGGGCGTCACCACCTCCCGCTACCCCTGCCCGGGCGACCCGTCCACCGAATGTGTGCGCGGCGGCGCCTTCTCCCGGACCGCCGAGGGCTACAAGGCCACCTCCGCCAAGGGCATAGCCAAGGAGGACATCGCGCAGAACGCCGAGGAGTCCTACGGCACCGACGAGGACAACAACCGTAAGGCGTACGGCGGGATCACCTCCCACAAGGAGCTGAAGGAGTCGGCGGTCGAGGTCGCGGGCGGGAAGGGCTATCTGGTCCGCTGGAAGGTGGTGACGAAGAAGGGCGACGACGGCGTCGTCCAGTCGCTGGCCTTCCCGTCGCCCACCGTGCCGGACACGATGGTCGTGGTGCGCTTCGGGTTCGACGAGAGCGACAAGGCGCCGCCGCTCAGCGATATGGACAAGATCGTCAAGGGCATCGAGGCACTGACGGGCGACGGCCGGTCCATCTAG
- a CDS encoding helix-turn-helix transcriptional regulator: MTDDLLALTEDPRRELAAFLRTRRTRLRPEDVGLEPGPRRRVAGLRREELALLAGVSADYYQRMEQGRDVRPSEQVLDALARALNFSTEERRHLHSLAAAARTPARTPRRTEPEEVPATTQRLLRTMASPALVVGRYLDVLAWSPLAGVLLGEFTRLPVTERNLLSLLLHPEADQTCPERAATVTELTAMLRAQVAADPGHPRAAQLVGALAVRSDEFATLWARHDVGETTRGRMRVNHPLAGELNLDWDAYPLPGTPGPMLIVYTAVEGGPDAERLQLLASLLNAR, from the coding sequence GTGACCGACGACCTTCTCGCGCTGACCGAAGATCCCCGACGCGAACTCGCCGCATTCCTGCGCACCCGCAGGACCCGGCTGCGGCCGGAGGACGTCGGCCTCGAACCCGGCCCGAGGCGGCGCGTCGCCGGGCTGCGGCGTGAGGAACTGGCCCTGCTGGCGGGGGTGAGCGCGGACTATTACCAGCGCATGGAGCAGGGACGCGACGTGCGGCCCTCCGAACAGGTCCTGGACGCCCTCGCGCGCGCCCTGAACTTCTCCACCGAGGAGCGCCGGCACCTGCACAGCCTCGCCGCCGCCGCACGCACACCGGCCCGCACCCCGCGCCGGACCGAGCCGGAGGAAGTTCCGGCCACCACGCAGCGGTTGCTGCGCACGATGGCCTCGCCCGCGCTGGTCGTGGGCCGCTACCTGGACGTACTGGCCTGGAGCCCGCTGGCCGGTGTGCTGCTGGGAGAGTTCACCCGGCTCCCGGTGACGGAGCGGAATCTGCTGTCGCTCCTGCTGCACCCGGAGGCCGACCAGACCTGCCCGGAGCGGGCCGCCACCGTCACCGAGCTGACCGCGATGCTGCGCGCCCAGGTCGCCGCCGATCCGGGGCACCCGCGCGCCGCGCAGCTGGTCGGCGCACTCGCGGTCCGCAGCGACGAGTTCGCGACGCTGTGGGCCCGCCACGACGTGGGGGAGACGACGCGCGGCCGGATGCGCGTCAACCACCCCCTGGCCGGGGAGCTGAACCTGGACTGGGACGCCTACCCGCTGCCGGGCACTCCCGGCCCGATGCTGATCGTCTACACCGCCGTCGAGGGCGGCCCCGACGCCGAACGGCTCCAACTGCTCGCCAGCCTGCTCAACGCCCGCTGA
- a CDS encoding NADP-dependent oxidoreductase yields the protein MKAAQITSYGAPDVLRINDVDRPAPGVGEVLVSVEASSVNGHDVIVRAGELKMVSGRRFPIGAGLDFAGVVVETGADVENHRAGDRVWGMVHPRQRHTTAGAAEYVVVPADRIAPAPAGISPVDAASLVVAGATALIALRDSVHLEGGERVLVRGAAGGVGTAAVQLAHALGGHVTALARDRHAQLLTGLGADQVLDYGSTTSDQIGPFDVIVDTVGSELHCYRSRLAKGGRMVTVGLSAGALAAIAASSMYGSRRIRTFSANPDSAVLRDLAGHVTSGALRPVVDSVYPLADIAAAHKAFERGGVVGKHVIAVSA from the coding sequence ATGAAGGCCGCTCAGATCACGAGTTACGGCGCACCGGACGTCCTGCGGATCAACGATGTGGACCGCCCCGCTCCCGGTGTCGGCGAGGTCCTGGTGTCGGTCGAGGCATCCAGCGTGAACGGACACGACGTGATCGTCCGCGCCGGGGAGCTGAAGATGGTGTCCGGGCGCCGCTTCCCGATCGGCGCGGGGCTGGACTTCGCGGGCGTCGTCGTCGAGACCGGCGCCGACGTCGAGAACCACCGGGCCGGGGACCGGGTGTGGGGCATGGTGCATCCCCGGCAACGGCACACCACCGCCGGGGCGGCCGAGTACGTCGTGGTCCCCGCCGACCGGATCGCGCCCGCCCCGGCGGGCATCTCGCCGGTCGACGCGGCCTCCCTGGTCGTTGCGGGCGCCACGGCGCTGATCGCACTGCGCGACAGCGTGCACCTCGAGGGCGGGGAACGGGTCCTCGTGCGCGGCGCGGCCGGCGGTGTCGGCACAGCCGCCGTACAACTGGCTCACGCGCTGGGCGGCCACGTCACCGCGCTGGCTCGCGACCGCCACGCCCAACTGCTCACCGGCCTCGGTGCCGACCAAGTCCTCGACTACGGCTCCACCACCTCGGACCAGATCGGACCGTTCGACGTCATCGTCGACACCGTCGGCTCGGAACTGCACTGCTACCGAAGCCGGTTGGCCAAGGGCGGCCGGATGGTCACCGTCGGCCTGTCGGCCGGTGCCCTGGCCGCGATCGCCGCGTCGAGCATGTACGGCTCCCGCCGAATCCGCACCTTCAGCGCCAATCCCGACAGCGCCGTACTGCGCGATCTGGCCGGCCATGTCACTTCGGGAGCGCTGCGCCCGGTGGTCGACAGCGTGTACCCGCTCGCGGACATCGCCGCGGCGCACAAGGCATTCGAGCGTGGCGGAGTCGTGGGCAAACACGTGATCGCGGTGTCCGCGTAG
- a CDS encoding alanine racemase has product MSAAAADRARYDRATAHLEAPVAIVDLGAFDDNARDLVTRAGGKPIRVASKSVRCRALLERVLAQDGFAGIMSFTLPESLWLAREGFDDVLLAYPSTDRDGFATLTSDPKPAEAVTVMVDDLSQLDLIDSVRAGTEEVRVCLELDTSLRMLGGRVRVGALRSPLREPEQLAELARAIDRRPGFRLVGLMAYEGHVAGVGDAVPGSPLRSRAVRLMQSVARRELAARRAAVVRAVRAVADLEFVNGGGTGSVQHTAAEDAVTEIAAGSGLYQPRLFDNYTSFHGRPAALFAQPVVRRPGVGVVTVLGGGYPASGAPGRDRLPVPYLPEGLVYDSMEGPGEVQTPLLGTAADDLLIGDKVWFRHAKAGELCERFDTLRLIEGDRVVADAPTYRGEGRTFL; this is encoded by the coding sequence ATGTCCGCTGCCGCCGCTGACCGGGCCCGGTACGACCGGGCCACCGCCCATCTCGAAGCGCCCGTGGCGATTGTCGACCTGGGAGCCTTCGACGACAACGCCCGGGATCTGGTCACCCGGGCGGGAGGCAAACCGATCCGCGTCGCCAGCAAATCGGTGCGCTGCCGGGCGCTGTTGGAGCGGGTGCTGGCACAAGACGGCTTCGCGGGGATCATGAGCTTCACGCTGCCGGAGTCGCTGTGGCTGGCGCGCGAGGGGTTCGACGACGTCCTGCTCGCCTATCCCTCCACCGACCGGGACGGCTTCGCCACCCTGACCAGCGACCCCAAGCCGGCCGAGGCCGTGACGGTCATGGTGGACGACCTCTCCCAGCTCGATCTGATCGACAGCGTTCGCGCCGGGACCGAAGAGGTCCGGGTCTGCCTGGAGTTGGACACCTCGCTGCGGATGCTCGGCGGGCGGGTGCGAGTCGGGGCGCTGCGCTCACCGCTGCGCGAACCGGAGCAACTGGCCGAGCTGGCACGGGCGATCGACCGCCGCCCCGGCTTCCGGCTGGTCGGGCTGATGGCGTACGAGGGGCATGTGGCGGGCGTGGGCGACGCGGTGCCGGGCAGTCCGCTGCGCTCGCGCGCCGTACGGCTGATGCAGTCCGTGGCACGCCGGGAGCTCGCGGCGCGCCGGGCCGCGGTGGTGCGGGCGGTGCGGGCGGTGGCGGACCTGGAGTTCGTCAACGGCGGCGGTACGGGCAGTGTGCAGCACACCGCCGCGGAGGACGCGGTCACCGAGATCGCCGCCGGATCCGGCCTCTACCAGCCGCGCCTCTTCGACAACTACACCTCCTTCCACGGCCGCCCCGCGGCCCTGTTCGCCCAGCCGGTGGTGCGCCGGCCCGGGGTGGGCGTGGTGACGGTGCTCGGCGGCGGCTATCCGGCGTCGGGCGCGCCGGGCCGGGACCGGCTGCCGGTGCCGTATCTGCCGGAGGGGCTGGTGTACGACTCGATGGAGGGGCCGGGCGAGGTGCAGACCCCGCTGCTGGGCACGGCCGCCGACGATCTGCTGATCGGCGACAAGGTGTGGTTCCGGCATGCCAAGGCCGGTGAGCTGTGCGAGCGGTTCGACACGCTGCGGCTGATCGAGGGGGACCGGGTGGTGGCCGACGCGCCGACGTACCGGGGCGAGGGCAGAACGTTCCTCTGA
- the mycP gene encoding type VII secretion-associated serine protease mycosin, translating to MTGIGRRLAVALTAAGLTLVLATPANADGIQAQEWALDTLHVHQAWQTTKGSGVTVAVLDTGVDDGHPDLEGQVLPGKDLIGFGARRGERAWARHGTAMAGIIAGHGHGAAGGEGVLGVAPKVRILPVRVILEDSDAARKKARSSRGGALAAGIRWAADHGADVINLSLGDDSASAHPEAAEDAAVQYALGKGVAVVASAGNGGEKGDRVSYPAAYPGVIAVTAVDRYGSRAAFSTRRWYATVCAPGVDVVIADPDKRYYEGWGTSAAAAFVSGSVALVRAAHPELSPRQIRDLLTRTAQDVPEGGRSDALGAGLVDPAAAIAAGGKMKPEAQRPAVASAPQRYFGNGPGHALGAHGDSGPNEMALLAGIAGAAVVVAAVALWRGSGPLRMPPRLRTLLTGIRPR from the coding sequence ATGACCGGCATCGGGCGACGCCTGGCCGTGGCTCTCACCGCCGCGGGGCTGACCCTGGTGCTCGCCACGCCCGCGAACGCCGACGGCATACAGGCCCAGGAGTGGGCGCTGGACACCCTCCACGTCCACCAGGCATGGCAGACCACCAAGGGCTCCGGGGTCACCGTCGCCGTCCTCGACACCGGCGTCGACGACGGCCACCCCGACCTCGAAGGCCAAGTGCTGCCCGGTAAGGACCTCATCGGCTTCGGCGCCCGGCGCGGCGAACGCGCCTGGGCCCGCCACGGCACCGCCATGGCCGGGATCATCGCCGGTCACGGCCACGGCGCGGCCGGCGGCGAGGGCGTCCTCGGCGTCGCGCCGAAGGTGCGGATCCTGCCGGTGCGGGTGATCCTCGAAGACTCCGACGCCGCCCGTAAGAAGGCCCGTTCGTCCCGTGGCGGCGCGCTCGCCGCCGGTATCCGCTGGGCCGCCGACCACGGCGCCGACGTCATCAACCTCTCGCTCGGCGACGACAGCGCCTCCGCCCACCCCGAGGCCGCCGAGGACGCCGCCGTGCAGTACGCGCTGGGCAAGGGCGTGGCCGTGGTCGCCTCCGCGGGCAACGGCGGCGAGAAGGGCGACCGGGTCTCCTATCCGGCCGCCTACCCCGGGGTGATCGCCGTGACCGCCGTGGACCGCTACGGCTCCCGCGCCGCCTTCTCCACCCGACGCTGGTACGCCACCGTCTGCGCACCCGGAGTCGACGTGGTCATCGCCGACCCCGACAAGCGCTACTACGAGGGCTGGGGGACCAGCGCGGCCGCCGCCTTCGTCTCCGGCTCCGTCGCCCTCGTCCGCGCCGCCCACCCCGAGCTGAGCCCGCGCCAGATCCGGGACCTCCTCACCCGGACCGCCCAGGACGTCCCGGAGGGCGGCCGCAGCGACGCCCTCGGCGCGGGCCTGGTGGACCCGGCGGCGGCGATCGCCGCCGGCGGCAAGATGAAGCCGGAGGCCCAGCGCCCCGCCGTGGCCTCCGCCCCCCAGCGCTACTTCGGCAACGGTCCCGGCCACGCCCTGGGCGCGCACGGCGACTCCGGCCCCAACGAGATGGCGCTGCTCGCCGGAATCGCCGGTGCGGCCGTGGTGGTCGCCGCAGTCGCCCTATGGCGAGGCTCGGGCCCCCTACGGATGCCCCCGAGACTCCGCACGCTGCTCACGGGAATCCGCCCGCGCTGA
- a CDS encoding serine hydrolase yields MGILAARLLRAEDEGRPLTAQERSHAAVMIEQSDNGAATALWQTIGGAAGLDAAHQRLGLTATRAGSGGNWGVTMTTAVSQHARIPTTSARRARADGAAGDVASARADSREQRAESRGHP; encoded by the coding sequence GTGGGCATCCTCGCGGCGCGGCTGCTCAGGGCGGAGGACGAGGGGCGGCCGCTGACCGCCCAGGAGCGTTCGCATGCGGCCGTGATGATCGAGCAGAGCGACAACGGCGCGGCGACCGCGCTGTGGCAGACGATCGGCGGCGCGGCCGGGCTCGACGCGGCGCACCAGCGGCTCGGCCTGACCGCGACCCGCGCCGGGAGCGGCGGGAACTGGGGCGTGACCATGACCACCGCCGTGTCTCAGCACGCACGGATCCCCACGACCAGCGCGCGCCGGGCCCGGGCCGACGGCGCGGCGGGCGACGTGGCCTCAGCGCGGGCGGATTCCCGTGAGCAGCGTGCGGAGTCTCGGGGGCATCCGTAG
- a CDS encoding SseB family protein gives MALKNIPDPGFSGDDGSADPRLTAALAAWADDRSAEPEVLAALTDARLLVPVMAILGEVEEVESKPREASVEGGGGRRAGGLRREKSSDMAVPTLEAPGGRRALPAFTSLESLARWRPDARPVAVPLRQALEAAAHEKADTLVLDLAGPVPYQLTGPALLALAEGRTSTDPLADPAVTEAVRAVLAAEPEVLRAHLAPAADADGMLALALAPEAPARETAHRVAGALAADEVLRARLVRGLTLALLPPDAKVPGEPLFSR, from the coding sequence GTGGCGCTCAAGAACATTCCCGACCCTGGCTTCTCCGGCGACGACGGCTCCGCCGACCCCCGGCTGACCGCGGCGCTCGCCGCCTGGGCCGATGACCGCTCGGCCGAGCCCGAGGTGCTCGCCGCGCTCACCGACGCCCGCCTCCTCGTCCCCGTGATGGCGATTCTCGGCGAGGTGGAGGAGGTGGAATCCAAGCCGCGCGAAGCGTCCGTCGAGGGTGGTGGCGGGCGACGGGCGGGCGGGCTGCGCCGAGAGAAGAGCAGCGACATGGCGGTGCCCACGCTCGAGGCCCCCGGCGGCCGGCGTGCCCTGCCCGCCTTCACCTCGCTCGAGTCGCTGGCCCGCTGGCGCCCGGACGCCCGGCCCGTGGCCGTACCGCTGCGCCAGGCGCTGGAGGCCGCCGCCCATGAGAAGGCGGACACGCTGGTCCTGGACCTCGCGGGCCCGGTGCCGTACCAGCTCACCGGCCCCGCGCTGCTGGCCCTCGCCGAGGGGCGGACCAGCACCGATCCGCTCGCCGACCCGGCTGTGACCGAGGCCGTGCGCGCAGTGCTGGCCGCCGAGCCGGAGGTGCTCCGGGCCCATCTGGCACCGGCGGCGGACGCCGACGGGATGCTCGCGCTCGCCCTCGCGCCGGAGGCGCCCGCGCGGGAGACGGCGCACCGGGTGGCGGGCGCTCTGGCCGCCGACGAGGTGCTGCGGGCACGGCTGGTGCGCGGGTTGACCCTGGCGCTGCTGCCGCCGGACGCGAAGGTCCCCGGCGAACCGCTCTTCAGCCGCTGA
- a CDS encoding aquaporin: METRTVVAEFIGTAMLVLFGVGSLVLAGDYINALGISLAFGFTLIAIAYAFGRISGCHINPAVTLGVLLAKRIDIRTAVQYWVAQFVGAIVGAAVLFLLANQVPRLQTADAFGSNGYGGRSPVGMGAGGAFLAEVLLTFLLVFVFLAVTHSVALVGGEPIPVGLALAAVNLIGIPLTWASVNPARSFGPAIFAGGDALGQLWLFIVAPLVGGVLAAVVHRFTHLQPAGQADQEEAHPPPATGPWGRLRGGHRPEAGGQETKGPEAA; encoded by the coding sequence ATGGAGACGAGAACGGTCGTAGCGGAGTTCATCGGGACCGCGATGCTGGTCCTCTTCGGAGTCGGTTCGCTGGTCCTGGCGGGCGACTACATCAACGCCCTCGGGATCTCGCTCGCCTTTGGCTTCACGCTGATCGCGATCGCCTACGCGTTCGGACGCATCTCGGGCTGCCACATCAACCCGGCGGTGACCCTCGGCGTGCTGCTGGCCAAGCGCATCGACATCCGTACGGCCGTCCAGTACTGGGTCGCGCAGTTCGTCGGCGCGATCGTGGGCGCGGCGGTGCTCTTCCTGCTCGCCAACCAGGTGCCCAGGCTCCAGACGGCCGACGCCTTCGGCAGCAACGGCTACGGCGGCCGCTCACCGGTGGGCATGGGCGCGGGCGGGGCCTTCCTCGCCGAGGTGCTGCTGACCTTCCTGCTGGTCTTCGTCTTCCTGGCGGTGACCCACTCGGTGGCGCTGGTCGGCGGCGAACCGATCCCGGTAGGTCTCGCCCTCGCCGCGGTCAATCTGATCGGCATCCCGCTGACCTGGGCCTCGGTCAATCCGGCGCGCAGCTTCGGCCCCGCGATCTTCGCGGGCGGCGATGCGCTCGGCCAGCTCTGGCTGTTCATCGTGGCACCGCTGGTCGGCGGGGTGCTCGCCGCCGTGGTGCACCGGTTCACCCATCTCCAACCGGCGGGGCAGGCCGACCAGGAGGAGGCCCATCCGCCCCCGGCGACCGGACCGTGGGGGCGGCTGCGCGGCGGCCACCGCCCCGAGGCGGGCGGCCAGGAGACCAAGGGACCGGAGGCGGCCTGA
- a CDS encoding DUF1844 domain-containing protein, with product MSDANAGQPPAPDFDRMTRDIADVPAVEVITTVAVHLMSAAAVNLGLAEEGPQHKDLDEARKLINALAGLVTASATEISSFHAAPLRDGLKSLQLAFREASVVPDEPGQGPGEKFTGPVFG from the coding sequence ATGAGCGACGCCAACGCCGGGCAGCCGCCGGCCCCCGACTTCGACCGGATGACCCGGGACATCGCGGATGTGCCCGCGGTCGAGGTGATCACTACGGTGGCGGTGCACCTGATGAGCGCCGCCGCGGTCAACCTGGGCCTGGCCGAGGAGGGCCCCCAGCACAAGGACCTGGACGAGGCGCGGAAGCTGATCAACGCCCTGGCGGGGCTGGTCACGGCCAGCGCCACGGAGATCAGCTCCTTCCACGCCGCTCCGCTGCGGGACGGCCTGAAGTCCCTGCAGCTCGCCTTCCGCGAGGCGTCGGTGGTGCCGGACGAGCCGGGGCAGGGGCCCGGCGAAAAGTTCACCGGTCCGGTCTTCGGCTGA
- the infC gene encoding translation initiation factor IF-3, with the protein MSAEPRINDRIRVPEVRLVGPSGEQVGIVPLAKALELAQEYDLDLVEVAATARPPVCKLMDYGKFKYESAMKAREARKNQAHTVIKEMKLRPKIDPHDYDTKKGHVVRFLKQGDKVKITIMFRGREQSRPELGYRLLQRLAEDVQELGFVESSPKQDGRNMIMVLGPHKKKTEAMAEAREAQAARKAERQGVSSVEEPAEEPAEA; encoded by the coding sequence ATCAGCGCCGAGCCCCGCATCAACGACCGGATTCGCGTCCCCGAGGTGCGACTCGTCGGTCCCAGTGGCGAGCAGGTCGGCATTGTGCCGCTTGCCAAGGCCCTGGAGCTTGCGCAGGAGTACGACCTCGACCTGGTCGAGGTGGCGGCGACCGCCCGTCCGCCGGTCTGCAAGCTCATGGACTACGGAAAGTTCAAATACGAGTCGGCTATGAAGGCCCGTGAGGCGCGCAAGAACCAGGCGCACACGGTCATCAAGGAGATGAAGCTCCGGCCGAAGATCGACCCGCACGACTACGACACCAAAAAGGGTCACGTCGTCCGGTTCCTTAAGCAGGGTGACAAGGTCAAGATCACGATCATGTTCCGTGGCCGTGAGCAGTCCCGGCCCGAGCTTGGCTACCGGCTGTTGCAGCGGCTGGCTGAGGACGTCCAGGAGTTGGGCTTCGTCGAGTCCAGCCCCAAGCAGGACGGGCGCAACATGATCATGGTTCTCGGTCCGCACAAGAAGAAGACCGAGGCGATGGCCGAAGCCCGCGAGGCGCAGGCCGCCCGCAAGGCGGAGCGCCAGGGCGTCAGTTCCGTCGAGGAGCCCGCCGAGGAGCCCGCCGAGGCGTGA
- the rpmI gene encoding 50S ribosomal protein L35 produces the protein MPKNKTHSGASKRFKLTGSGKVVRQRAGRRHLLEHKPSTLTRRLAGKVELAPADAKKIKKLLGK, from the coding sequence ATGCCGAAGAACAAGACGCACAGCGGTGCCAGCAAGCGCTTCAAGCTCACCGGCTCCGGCAAGGTGGTGCGCCAGCGCGCCGGTCGCCGCCACCTTCTCGAGCACAAGCCGTCCACGCTGACGCGCCGCCTGGCCGGAAAGGTCGAGCTGGCCCCCGCCGACGCCAAGAAGATCAAGAAGCTTCTCGGCAAGTGA
- the rplT gene encoding 50S ribosomal protein L20: MARVKRAVNAHKKRRAILEQASGYRGQRSRLYRKAKEQVTHSLVYNYNDRKKRKGDFRQLWIQRINAAARANGMTYNRFIQGLKAANIEVDRKILADLAVNDAGAFAALVEAAQKALPSDINAPKAA, from the coding sequence GTGGCACGCGTCAAGCGGGCAGTCAACGCCCACAAGAAGCGCCGGGCGATCCTCGAGCAGGCCAGCGGCTACCGGGGCCAGCGCTCCCGCCTGTACCGCAAGGCCAAGGAGCAGGTCACCCACTCTCTGGTCTACAACTACAACGACCGCAAGAAGCGCAAGGGCGACTTCCGGCAGCTGTGGATCCAGCGCATCAACGCCGCTGCCCGCGCCAACGGCATGACGTACAACCGCTTCATCCAGGGTCTGAAGGCCGCCAACATCGAGGTGGACCGCAAGATCCTGGCCGACCTCGCCGTGAACGACGCCGGTGCGTTCGCCGCGCTGGTCGAGGCGGCGCAGAAGGCGCTGCCGAGCGACATCAACGCGCCGAAGGCCGCGTAA